The segment AAAGCCCTCCAGGGCGGAACCCCGCTTGGAGTGGCCCTGCAGCGGCGAGTCGGGATAGTCGGCGAAGCGCGGGTGGATAACGTCGTGCTCGTCCACGTCGCGGGCTCGCCCGGTCCCCTCCAGACGGATGCCTTCGGGGAGCCCCGGCGTCGCCAGCTGAACGACCATGGGCAGGGCCTTCTCGCCGCCCCGGCAGACCAGCGGCCGGACGACCAGCGGACTGGCCATGCGGCCGGCGTTTCTGCCCTCTGCGTCACCGTTGTCGGTAGGCGGCGCCAGGGTGGTGTCGCCGGGATCGCCATGTTTCTCATCCTTGAAGTGGAAGATGATGGGCATGCCGAAGGCCGCCCGGGGGAAGCCCCACTGGGGCATGTGGTCCCGCGGATCGTGGCCGCCGGAATGGCTCCTCGCGGCGCGGCGGATGCTGTCCGGCTCGGGCCACCTGGAGCGCCCCGGGCGTTTCCCCTGCCCCGGGTTGCGCCCAAGCCCCACGCCCTGGCGGAAGTGCCTGAGCCGCCCCAGGGCCTGGTCCCAGGCGTTGAGGGTGGCGGCGCTCCGGTCGCCCACCCAGAGACCGGCGGCGACCAGCGGCCAGGGTCTGCCCCCCTCCACCGCCAGCGGACGGCCCAGATGGCGTTCCACCCAGGAGGCGAGCTGCGCGGGGTCTGTGGTGTCGGGGGGCGCGAAGTTCTCACAGTAGAGGGCGCCGCAGCCGCGGCGGGTCCGCGCGCCCAGTCCGCCGAGGTTGCACCAGGCCCAGAGCGCCCGATGGACGTCGTTTCTGTGCTTCCTGTGGTACTCCAGCTCCAGCTGGAAGGCCACGCCGGTGCGGCAGTTCTGCTGTTTGTTCTCGATAAAGGGGAAGAGGGCGTAGGGGAGCGACCGGTGCTCGCCGGTGAGCTGCTCGATGGACTGGTCGCTCCCTTTGCCTTCCAGACGCACCCGCACGGCCACATCGCTGGGGTGTCCGTCCGGCCCGTCTTCCTCCCTGGTTTCGCCGGGGCCGGTGAGTCCGCCCCAGATATCCCGTTCTTTCCTGAAGAGCTCATCCGCCGTGGCGCACTCCGCCCCGGCGGTAGCCCGCCACCAGAAGCGCAGCCGGCCCCGCACCGTGGTGCCCCGCACGGGCGTCACCGGGTCCACCACACCGGTCTGCACGCCGCCGAACATGGGCGTCACCACCCTGCAGCGGCAGCTGCAGCGTTCGCGTCCGCTCCGCTGCGCCGCCTCGGGCGCAGAGGGCGCCGCCGTCTCGATCCTTCGCGCCATTCCGTCACCTCCCTGGATGATCGCGGTGCGGCTGCACCGCTTCCCCAACCCTCTCCGGACACCGCCGGGCGGCCTCCGGAGCCTCACATACCATATTCACCTTTCGGTTCTCTTTGCCGCTAGAGACTCTGCAGATGCCGCAGCAGGAGGGTCGTCCGTCCTTCCCGGGCCGCCGTCTGGACCGAGGCCCGCAGCACCGCCCGGAGCTCCCGGAAGTTGCCCGGGTAGTCCCGGCGCTCCAGCGCCCCGATGGCGTCCAGGGAGATGCTGCGCACCACCGGTTCTCCCTCCTTGCGGGGGTTCACCGCCTCGTCCTGGAGGGCCAG is part of the Synergistales bacterium genome and harbors:
- the cmr1 gene encoding type III-B CRISPR module RAMP protein Cmr1, which produces MARRIETAAPSAPEAAQRSGRERCSCRCRVVTPMFGGVQTGVVDPVTPVRGTTVRGRLRFWWRATAGAECATADELFRKERDIWGGLTGPGETREEDGPDGHPSDVAVRVRLEGKGSDQSIEQLTGEHRSLPYALFPFIENKQQNCRTGVAFQLELEYHRKHRNDVHRALWAWCNLGGLGARTRRGCGALYCENFAPPDTTDPAQLASWVERHLGRPLAVEGGRPWPLVAAGLWVGDRSAATLNAWDQALGRLRHFRQGVGLGRNPGQGKRPGRSRWPEPDSIRRAARSHSGGHDPRDHMPQWGFPRAAFGMPIIFHFKDEKHGDPGDTTLAPPTDNGDAEGRNAGRMASPLVVRPLVCRGGEKALPMVVQLATPGLPEGIRLEGTGRARDVDEHDVIHPRFADYPDSPLQGHSKRGSALEGFVRFLEESGYREVGS